A stretch of Mesorhizobium sp. M2A.F.Ca.ET.046.03.2.1 DNA encodes these proteins:
- a CDS encoding amidohydrolase family protein gives MDFDLIMRGGTLPDGRIADIGIAGETIRAIEQKLTGSAPTEIDARGNLVSPPFVDPHFHMDATLSYGIPRINASGTLLEGIALWGELKPLLTHEAVRERALAYCDWAVSMGLLAIRSHVDVCDDRLLAVEALLDVKKTVAPYIDLQLVAFPQDGLYRSPTALKNTVRALDMGVDIVGGIPHFERTMADGTRSVTELCEIAAKRGLMVDMHCDETDDPLSRHIEQLAYETQRLGLQGRVAGSHLTSMHSMDNYYVSKLLPLIAEAGVSAIPNPLINIMLQGRHDTFPKRRGLTRVKEMLALGIRVGWGQDCVLDPWYSLGTADMLDVAFMGLHVAQMSSPADMARCFDMVTSVNAAIMGLDHLGLAVGKRASLVVLDAGNVIEAVRLRPERLCVIARGKVVAERTRQETRLSISGRPAQVNRRHKAG, from the coding sequence ATGGATTTCGACCTCATCATGCGCGGCGGCACCCTGCCGGACGGCAGGATTGCCGATATCGGCATTGCCGGCGAAACCATCCGCGCGATCGAGCAGAAGCTGACAGGGTCGGCGCCGACCGAGATCGACGCGCGGGGCAATCTTGTTTCACCGCCCTTCGTCGATCCGCATTTCCACATGGACGCCACCCTCTCCTACGGCATTCCGCGCATCAACGCGTCTGGCACGCTGCTCGAGGGCATCGCGCTTTGGGGCGAGCTGAAGCCGCTGCTGACGCATGAGGCCGTGCGCGAGCGTGCGCTCGCCTATTGCGACTGGGCCGTGTCGATGGGCCTGCTCGCCATTCGCAGCCATGTCGATGTCTGCGACGACCGGCTGCTCGCGGTGGAAGCCCTGCTCGACGTCAAGAAAACCGTCGCGCCCTATATCGACCTGCAGCTGGTGGCGTTTCCGCAGGACGGCCTCTATCGCTCGCCGACGGCGCTCAAGAACACTGTCCGGGCGCTCGATATGGGCGTCGACATCGTCGGCGGCATTCCGCATTTCGAGCGCACCATGGCCGACGGCACGCGCTCGGTGACGGAGCTTTGCGAGATCGCGGCGAAACGCGGCCTGATGGTCGACATGCACTGCGACGAGACCGACGATCCGCTGTCGCGCCATATCGAGCAGCTCGCTTATGAAACGCAGCGTCTCGGCCTGCAGGGCAGGGTGGCCGGCTCGCATCTCACCTCCATGCATTCGATGGACAATTACTACGTCTCGAAGCTCCTGCCGCTGATCGCTGAAGCCGGTGTCTCTGCCATCCCCAACCCGCTGATCAACATCATGCTGCAGGGGCGTCATGACACTTTTCCGAAGCGGCGCGGCCTGACCAGGGTGAAGGAGATGCTGGCGCTCGGCATCCGCGTCGGCTGGGGGCAGGATTGCGTGCTTGACCCCTGGTATTCGCTGGGCACCGCCGACATGCTCGACGTCGCCTTCATGGGTCTGCATGTCGCGCAGATGTCGAGCCCGGCCGATATGGCGCGCTGCTTCGACATGGTCACCAGTGTCAACGCCGCGATCATGGGGCTCGACCACCTTGGCCTCGCCGTCGGCAAGCGGGCCAGCCTTGTCGTGCTCGACGCCGGCAACGTAATCGAGGCCGTTCGCCTGCGCCCCGAGCGCCTCTGCGTCATCGCCAGGGGCAAGGTCGTCGCTGAGCGGACCAGGCAGGAGACGCGGTTGTCGATTTCCGGACGTCCGGCGCAGGTGAACCGGCGGCACAAGGCGGGTTAG